The Drosophila simulans strain w501 chromosome 3R, Prin_Dsim_3.1, whole genome shotgun sequence genome contains the following window.
CTTTATATCTAGGAATGGCATGGTACTGTAGACTACGCCAATCCTCTCGACGCTACCTATGAAATCAAAGTTGTCGTTGAAATCGCCCTGCAAGTCCTGGCAAATGGTGAACACTTGCGGTATGAAGTTTTCGCGACTGCTGCTCGACAAGCGCGACATGGAGGCACTGGTAAATTAAGTGCGCCGGCAGTCAAGAGGTTTCGAGTCGGCTGGCAGTTGATAAAGGAGAACCAGGTCACAATTAGCATAGCCAAAGCGTTTCGATAAGGGCCAACCCCTTGCCACCACTTACAGAGGTTCCTCAGCGGGCAGTTGGCACAATTGCAGCGCGGAGCCGCGATTTGAACGGTTACTGTGTCTTTGGAGTCACGCGCCATCGACGGTGAGTTCACCAGAAAGGGCGGATCGCCCTCCTTGTCCGACTGCGTCTCAAGAAAGTCCTTCTCCCGCGGGCACTTGTGTTCGCAACAGATGCAGGCGTAGtcggcggaggcggagggcACCGAGGAGCTGCTCTCCAGCGCATCCTTGCTAGTCGTGGGCTGCTCATCGTCTCTTGGTTCGCCTGGCTCTTCGTACTTGGCTGCTATAGCGTTCGGCAACGGCACCTGGCTGAGAAACGACTTTATGTTGGTTTTCGGCATGGGGCTATGTCCAATTGGCGACAGTTGCCAAAGGAACAAGTTCCATTTTTGAAGAGCCTTCCTTGAAATTCTTTAGATGCTTCCCAACTGACTTCCAACCCGACCACGGCGACATCCAAGTACACCAAGATTTACAACACACAATTTTGTGCtcaatttcgaaaaaaaaaccaatactTGTAAAAATCATACAATTGtaaaaaatactttgaaaTGTGGGGCTATGACTATAGGATTAACAGACAAAGGACGAGCGAAATATGGCCATCTAGTGATATTCAGCACTGACTAAATcgattgcaaaaaaaaacaaattataaatcgCTTTCGGAAGTCATTTCGAAATGCAACGAAAACAAATCGGAGGGTATTACTCATCATGTTCAAAGGCAGCAGAGCTGAGCGAATCACCTGAGTCACAAAGGTCACCGAGATCGCGATGAGTACTCATTTGGCAGTGTATATCACTCCCACAACACACTctacatatatctataaaaGTGATCTTAATTCCCTGCACAACTTActaattgaataatatttgaGTAAGCACTTTTGTAATTTACGGACTAACCAATTGAAATGTTATTCTTATTACTGTATTGATTCatataagtattttttatCTTAGCAAGGGAATACAAAAGTAGTTTGTATTAGTTTTTAGGAAATCCCATGTAAATAATCTTTTAAGCGGACGGAAATACTTGGTTTGATCAGGGTGCTTTTGTTGACTTAGAATTTAAAACGTATAGCAGCTAGGAATCTCGTCCGTATCAAATGCTTTTAGGGTTCTTCTATTTATGAGTCTCTTGTGTTCGTTTGGACGGACATTTTGTCTAGTTTATATTCACGTTTAGTTTATATTCAAGTATTTTAGAAATGCGAAAGAGCTAGTTTCCAGCTACAGATCCTCCccgtataaaataaattagatgAAGCTGAATGAATAACATGGAGGCCATAAATAATCTGTTCTAAGCTTGCGCTGCTTGTTGAGATAGAACCACCATATGTGGCCGTAGAAGTGATAAGCACATCATGAGTAAAGGCCCAAAGCAAACAAGGGAGCAATGTGGTCTGGGTGTGGTAGGAATGTAAAGCAACTTGTACGACTTCATTGGGCCGCTGCGCACTCACCGCCAAATGTGTTCGACACAAACTCCACATGATCGTGCCCGCGTCCTAGTCCGCCCAACAGCTCGCTGATGCGACTTCCGTGACTGGCACTGCCTCCCCCCAGGAGCGGCTGTGACTCCCGGTTGTCGCTGCCGGCGTCCGTGGACATGCCCTCGAAGTCGATTTCTGGCACCAGGCAGATGTCGTCGGCCTCGTCATGCGGATGACGGGCGAGGGCAGTGTGCGAAGTGGTTTTCAGCGGAGATGTCGATGCAGATGTGGCTACCTTCGCGTGTGCGATGTGACTAATGATCGGTGGCTGTAGGCTGCTGCTGTCGATGCTCTCCTCGGCGCGATCTTTGAGTCTCTGGCTGCGCGGGTTTGAGCTTCTCTTCAGCAGCACAGCCTCCTCGCCATCTTCGTCGTCGGTCTGGTCGTCGTGAAGCATGACCAAGTTATCCAGTTGCGGTTTCTGAATAACAGCATCGCCGCCGGCACTCTCCTCGCCTGCCGGCAGCCCGTTGGTGTGGTTCCTCTCCTCTTGCGCTTCTTCCtcgtcatcctcgtcgtccaCCGACAGTAGCATGGGTTCCCGCCCCTTTCTGCCTCTTCTCCTGGTCTTGCGTTTGCCCATGCCAACGGTGTTGATCTAAGGAAAAAGTCAGTTCAAATGGCCATATTGCAGAAGGTGAGGTTGAGAACGGAGTGCACTCACTCACCTCAACTTTGGTGGTCAACTGGTTGCTAGTCGACTCGAAGCCATTTAGAAGCGGCGACAGTTGGCTTCTGGGCGGAGGTTGGTCCTTGGCAAAGTCCCCGATGAGATCCACCTCGTCCTCGAGCTGGAGCAGCGGGGGATCCGCCTGATCCCGAGAGCCGCTCATGTTCGCAGGTGTCAGGCACGTGGGTGATTGGGCGTGGGTCGGCAGGGCGCGCTGGAGGAGTGGGAGGTGCCGTTGCCCCGGATCCGCAGCAgacgcaacaacaaaggccCGCGCTGTGCTGCAGCTTCTTCTTGCGCTTCTATCGCTGACTTTTTGGGCGTCGCTTGGCTATCTGTTATCTGCTGCTCCGCTCTTGCTCCGCTCGCATATTCCCGCACAATATGCTTATATTATTCGGGCTGCAAGTTGATTACATTACTTgttaattgcttcaattttaTGCTTCTATTTCGTTTTGGCAATTATCGATTTTTGGCTTAGAACCCCAGCTTCTGTCGCAGTTGTATTTTAGAAACGGATCTTGGGACGCGAAGGatctcaaacaccttcgaaattgGGACTCACCATGCACTCCTCAAATGTAACAAGTGAATTACGCGTTCGATTTAATTTTCGCCAAGAACACGAAGCGAAAAATGGTTGACAAACCAAACAGCTGACGAGTAGAATTCGCGGGGCTGCCCACTTGCTGGTTCTGCACTCGCAGAGTGGCAGCCTCGCACTTGAGAGCGCTGAgcggaaatatttaaaattgggGCGTACTAAAATATCATGATAAAATAGAAAGAATTCGGCATTGATTTATCAATTAAAGGATAGCTTACAAGACTATGCTTGCAAGTAAGTTTTGTTCTCTAAGTTctatattttatgaattttctAAATAACTCTTAAATGCCGGAAAGGTTAGAAAAAATTGGGAAAGTAGAACTATTGATTTCTTATTTTGTGataagaaaaaaggaaaaattcTTAGCTCCACTTTAGTCCATTTTGATAATGTTGATACTAAAAAAGGCATTTCTGGGtgttatttatatgtattttaaaacaaGGTGGGATCACACGTCagataaatatgaaattgaCGTTTAAGATAGATCAACAATAATTTCTCGAATCTCTTCTTCATCGAGTGTCAGTGAGTGCTGTTTCAATAATGTTTTCAAATCTACTTTATTCTTAACATTGTATGGATGGTGCGTACGCCATAAGTATCTAGCTAAGGAGGGCACTCCTTCGCAGCTTTGTGATCCAATCCAGCACTTCTcccagctgccgctgcagaTTAGTGCTCTCGGCGACCAGCTCTATGCAGTCCTTGAACTTGGTCACAGCATTACGCAAGCTCATCGGTGGCAGTACCCTGGGAGAAGGAGTAAATCAGTTATCACAGTGACCCAAATACACACAGGCGTTATCAGTGCTCACGAGAACCAGTGCAGGGGCTCCACGAAGCCCTTGGACTTGTCAACCGCGTGTCGCTCGATGCAGACGCCATCCGTGGAGTCCACGACCCGGCAGAGGGCGTTGAACTCGGCACTGTTCTCCGTGGGAATCTGGGCCGTGGACACGGACTGGCTGCCTCCATGCTGAAATCTAGTGCGGGCCAGGAGAATCGCTCCACTGGCGTTGCATCGCTCCAAATTTATCCGACACTGGGTGTGCTCCTCGACGAGGTGGAACATGTCCAGGTACAAGTCATCCAGTAGCTGGCCCGCGGCCTCCTTTTCGCAGTTTTGAATGCTCATTGCGTGCTGAGGAATAactttatgtatttattattattatttcggtCCGACGGAGATTTTTCAATCATATGATTGCACCAACAACCCTGACTTATCGCTGATATGCGCCGAGTTGGCACTACCGTCGATAACAAATGTTATCGCCAGCCCTATTCTGATTTGCAAACTAACAACCGACCGAATTGAATCAAAACGAAAAGAAACggctgaaaaatgtttgcttttgtcGCGTGCATACGTGTTTTACGCAATGAATTGTAATTACTGCCGCCACAAACACGGTCATGCCCAATTAACAGGTAAACGGTCAAGCTGCACACTCTCGGGGAATCCGACTAACGAAAAGGGCAaacagctgttgttgttttcttgcGCATTAGTTTTCGGAGAGGGGTGAGGTGAAGGGGCTGGCTTCGCAGTTTGTTTTACGATGCTGTCGCGAGATTAGAGAAAGTTTATAAAAAGCCCTGCCATTAGCATTCGGCAGCATTAGCAATCGGGAAGCAGTCAAGTTGAAACCACGTCGAGATTAACGCCACCAGACCAGCAACAAGTGGATGCCCCAAGTGCAAACAGTTCCAAAGTCAACTTTAATATACCCAAATCCCAGGAGATCGCATCGGATCGGGTGATAATGCCCGATAGTTGTACGGCGGACCTACGAAGTCGCCGCCGCGAAAATCCAATCGACCGCAACGGCAATATCGGCGGCACAGCCAAGGAGCAGGTGCGCGTCAGCTAGCCAATAGTGTTTATGACGCCTGGCTTGTTAAATCCATCGTGTGCATATGGCATCGGCATCCTATACTATATAGCCGCGTACTATActatacatatgcacatacatcCATACGTATCTGGGCATACGTAACCGCGTTTGATGACAAACATTGACGGAAAGCGTGGCCAAgtgtgcactgaaagaaaagcgAATGCTATGATTAGTTCTAAGAACCTGCTTacctataaaaatatttatcaacattttagttttagtGTGAGCGAATGCTGGCACAATCGCAAAAATTATTTGGAACATTTTTATCTCAATTTGTACCTCTCGTATGGGCCTTATTTTTTTCAGTATTTGTATCTAATCGCGAAAATCGTAGGTTTCACACCGTGCCCGTGCCACCGCTTCAGTAAGGGGGTTTTGCCTGCCTATTCCGGTATACTCTCTAAAAACCTCAGCTTTTCCATTAATAGACTTCCCAATCCGCGACTGATAGGTACATATATGAAGTAACAAAGTTAGATAGGCCTTCTTTTCGAACTATCCCACACCTGAAGTGGTTTACCCTTCCGCATACATAAGTGCAACCATTAATGACTCGGCGTTTGCTTATCTCTTCAATTATTTAGGCGACAAGCAGCAGGCCTAAGCTGACAACCGAATATTCCCAACGGACTAACGAAATGACTGCGAGCAAGGAAGGTCAAGAATCGAGGCGAACCCTCAGCGAGAGTTCCGCAGAGGACGTCGGGCACACAGGATCGAGGACCAGGACCAACGACGACGAAATGTGGCGCAATGAACTTGCTATGAACGCGGACAGCAGCGCCGCTCAGCCAGAAAAGCGAGAGGAACGAAGTCCCAGTACAGGAAACTCCAATACGAGGTTCAGCGATGCCGTAGATGTTGTTCTTCGCGTTCTCCTCGTCATTACCTTCTTGTGAGTGTTTCGTGCTACATTCCAAATGCTGACAAAGTCCATCACTCATACATGACTCATCTCTACAGCAAGCTGGAGACGATGACAGCTTTTAAGCGGGAAATTCACGAGGAAGAGCTGTGGCTGTACAAGAACCCAAGGCGACCGGACATCGTCAGGGGCGGGGAGCTGCTCTTCTGGGTGATAGTGGCTCCCTTTCTGGTCACTATCGCCTTCTACTGGTACACAAGAGACAAACGGGACTTTAGAGCCGCCAGCTGGGCCTGGACACTGGCCCTGTGCATGAACGGCATCCCGACGAGCGTACTGAAGATAACAGTGGGGCGGCCCAGGCCCGACTTCTTTTACCGCTGCTTTCCTGATGGCGTGATGGTGCTTAACACAACGTCAAGTGGCTTGGACACCTCCATCCTGGATTTCAATTGCACAGGGCTTCCGGGCGACATAAACGAAGGCCGCAAGAGCTTCCCCAGCGGTCACTCGTCGTGTAAGTTGAATGTTGGAATCCAGTCCTCAATGCCCGCTAACCATTTAAGTATGCCTTTTCTAGTCGCCTTTGCGAGTTTCGGTTTCATTGCCTATTACATTGGCGCCAAGCTGCACGCTTTCGATAGCCGGGGACGCGGCCACACCTGGCGGCTCTGCATTGCTGTGATACCTCTGTTCATCGCACTGCTGGTTGCAGTAAGTCGCACCTGCGACTACCACCACCACTGGCAGGATGTGACCATCGGCGGGCTGATTGGCCTACTTGCAGGCTATATAAGCTACACACAATACTATCCCTCCATCTTCAGCCCTAATGCCGGCATACCATTGGTCAGGTGGCCCAGCAGAGAGGGAAGCCAGTACCAGCGACTGTCAGGAAAGGACGACAGTAACAGTCGTGGTGATCGAGGTGGCGGAGATGCGGTGCGGAGACCCCTCCTCGCTGGCAAGGAGGAGTCCAAATGGTACTAAAAGCTTTACgtaatattagtgttagtgtTGCTTTCCCGTTTAAGCTTTTTAAGCATATCTAGACATCGCTGAATTTCCGATTTACAAATGTGCTGCTGGTTTACCTCGTATTAGGATGGGTAGGGTTTGTTAGTAGTTTCTCCAATAAAACTAAGCGCGTCAATTGCTAAACGTAAATTTATTGCTCATCTTTGGCAGCAACATCCAAATCTAATTTGCTACATCAAAGTGACCGAAACTAGCCTAAAGGACACGATATGCACACTCAGATTCAGGTCATGGAATTGAACGCCTGCAGCAGCACCTGTTTTTCGCGCTCCTTTTTCTTAACTACGTCAAGACTGCGTTGTCGCCACGTGCTCTTGCGCAGCTTGATAGGCCGGCTGCCCACATAGCGACCGTCCATCTCCTTCATGGCCCGTATAAAGTCGGCCGGTTCTCTGAAGCTCACGAAGCCAAATCCCTTGCTCTTGCCCGTGCGCTTGTCCCGCACCACACGGGCCCGCTGGAACGAGGGGAACTTGTTGAAGGTTCGTGTCAGAACCTCATCGTTGACATCGTTTCCCAAGTCACCACAAAAGATGCGGAAGTCATCGTCGGGCCAGTCAGCCAGCGAAGTATCCTCCCACACGGTGCCGCCAGCGATACGCACCGTCTTGCGGTCCTTCTTCTTCCGCTCCGTTGTCTGGAAGGATTGGAGCGCCGATGATGCGCGCGCTGCCTTAATGGCCTCCTCTGCAATGGGATTGGGTCCAGACTTTTCCGCCTTGAGCTTCTTCAGCTTCTGCGTTACGTCAAAAGAGACGGCGTTGATGTCGATGGAGGGCGCGGCGGCCACGGTGGGCACGTGCACAGACTGCCGGCACTGATACAGTTTGGGGGCGCTGCTCAGGACGACGGGAGTGGCAGACATCGCCTTGGAAGAGCCACCTCCACTGCCCGTAGGCACGAAGGTGGACATAAAGGTGGGTGGAGGCGGCATCGGCGGCGGGGGTACGGTCAGACGCGATCCTCCATTGCCCTGGTGATGCTGCAGCTTGTGCTGCGAGTTGTGGTACGTATTGGCGGCTATGATCGGGCGCACCTGGTTGGGCACGAAGAGATTGCGGGCGGGAGGCTTCGAGATCTCCGCCTCGAAGCGTGAGAGCTCATCCTCGATGTTGCGACGCTTTGTACCCATTTTAAATGGGTTTGGCtcttttaaaaaatcaaatcaaaacaacTTTTCACGCAAAAATGCTGCAGAAAACTCGGAGTACTAAACAAATATCGATTTCGTTACCAATCGATTacactatttttatttcaaaggCCTGTTTAGACATGGCCGCAGAATCAGGCTCTATTTGCaattatataacaaataaaacagttattttaaggaaataataatatttaataaatatgaaaataagaaaataactTCGACTTATTACATTTGATTACGATAAGCACCTTTCCGAACGGGCCTTGATAATTTCAGCGTTCAAGTGTTGACCGTTAAAATAGTAGACGATAGTGCAGTGTGACGGCTTCGCATTAGCTGGCAAATGCCTTATGTTAATAGACTAGAATTGGTATTTCGGCGTCGTCGACACCAGCACTGACTAAACTTCAGAATTACTGTTTTCTTTTAGACGATCTGATAAATAATACTTGAATTAAAATCGTCGGAAAAGCTCTAGGTGTGATAGAAAGTATCCTCAGCAAGCAAAATAAACGCAGAAGCAATAttccacacacatacacagttAACGAAAGAGCACAGGCATACCCACACAAGCGCACAAAAAGTCGAGgggcgacagcaacaacaaaaaagtgtggaaaatCACAAAACCAATACATTTCTCCATTTATTTGAAAGCACTGGGCCCCAGGAAAATGCCAACCAAGGAGCGCCACATAGCCATGATGGGCTACCGATCAGTGGGTGAGTTTTCCCAGGAAATTCCGCCAGAAGcacagctgttgttgctgctggcactgGTAATTGCGTAGTATttcggcaacagcaacaactatgAACAATTGACCATAGTAATTACGCTTCGCCCGCAGGCAAATCGTCGTTATGCATACAGTTTGTGGAGGGCCAGTTCGTGGACTCCTATGACCCCACCATCGAGAACAGTAAGTGCCACATCCCATTCCGTGCGGATTTCCTCGAAGCCAGGATGACTCCACGCTTCGATAGCAGTAGCAATGCGTAATGATCGGTAATTCCCATTCGCAGCCTTCACGAAGATCGAGCGTGTAAAGTCGCAAGACTACATCGTCAAGCTCATCGACACGGCGGGCCAGGACGAGTACAGCATATTCCCGGTGCAGTACAGCATGGATTACCACGGCTACGTCCTGGTGTACTCGATAACCAGCCAAAAGTCCTTTGAGGTGGTGAAGATCATATACGAAAAGCTGCTCGATGTGATGGGCAAGAAATAGTAGGCTTCTTCCCCGTGGGTTACGCTTGAGAGCTATGCTAACCTTTTTTGTCTTTCAGTGTACCTGTGGTGTTGGTCGGCAACAAGATCGATCTGCACCAGGAACGAACCGTTTCCACGGAGGAAGGCAAGAAGCTTGCCGAGTCCTGGCGAGCTGCATTTCTGGAAACGTCCGCCAAACAGAACGAAGCAAGTACCAAGACCAATCACACTAGCTGAATGCAACTAATCCACTTCCTTCGCAGTCCGTGGGAGATATATTCCATCAGCTACTGATCCTCATTGAAAACGAGAACGGCAATCCCCAGGAGAAGAGCGGTTGTCTTGTATCGTAGGGCGGCTGGGAAGCTGAAACTGCGGCCGAACTGTTGGGAATACGGCAAATCGCTATGGCAATACGAAAATCGATTATCTCTTATCTACACAGTTGGGCCAGCGTGCATGGCGGGGCGGGCCGTACCCCTTGTGCGCAGCAGGAAAATCTAAAAACCTAATAGACCTAATAGTTCTAAGACCACACAACAAGTAACCAATATCAAGCGAACTAAATGCGTCCGCTAACGCTGCCCAGCAGGTTTTGTGGTTCGCGTTTAGCGCAACACAACAGGTTTAAGTTAGTACGTTTTTTTCACAACAACAATTCAGTTACAAATTTCATATACAAATTCTGCAAACctttagtttcaatttaaatataatttttcaaaatactATTCAAGATTGTGTTTTTATGGTCAAAATTTTTGAgtgtgaaaaatataaatagaggTCGATTTACAAAAGTTACAAGTGCGGCAAGAAAAGCTGCCAATTGCAATTCCAAAGTGCTGGATTTACTTAATTTCGTCTTTAT
Protein-coding sequences here:
- the LOC6726827 gene encoding uncharacterized protein LOC6726827, which translates into the protein MSIQNCEKEAAGQLLDDLYLDMFHLVEEHTQCRINLERCNASGAILLARTRFQHGGSQSVSTAQIPTENSAEFNALCRVVDSTDGVCIERHAVDKSKGFVEPLHWFSVLPPMSLRNAVTKFKDCIELVAESTNLQRQLGEVLDWITKLRRSALLS
- the LOC6726828 gene encoding phospholipid phosphatase 5 isoform X1, with the translated sequence MPDSCTADLRSRRRENPIDRNGNIGGTAKEQATSSRPKLTTEYSQRTNEMTASKEGQESRRTLSESSAEDVGHTGSRTRTNDDEMWRNELAMNADSSAAQPEKREERSPSTGNSNTRFSDAVDVVLRVLLVITFFKLETMTAFKREIHEEELWLYKNPRRPDIVRGGELLFWVIVAPFLVTIAFYWYTRDKRDFRAASWAWTLALCMNGIPTSVLKITVGRPRPDFFYRCFPDGVMVLNTTSSGLDTSILDFNCTGLPGDINEGRKSFPSGHSSFAFASFGFIAYYIGAKLHAFDSRGRGHTWRLCIAVIPLFIALLVAVSRTCDYHHHWQDVTIGGLIGLLAGYISYTQYYPSIFSPNAGIPLVRWPSREGSQYQRLSGKDDSNSRGDRGGGDAVRRPLLAGKEESKWY
- the LOC6726828 gene encoding phospholipid phosphatase 5 isoform X2, which encodes MTASKEGQESRRTLSESSAEDVGHTGSRTRTNDDEMWRNELAMNADSSAAQPEKREERSPSTGNSNTRFSDAVDVVLRVLLVITFFKLETMTAFKREIHEEELWLYKNPRRPDIVRGGELLFWVIVAPFLVTIAFYWYTRDKRDFRAASWAWTLALCMNGIPTSVLKITVGRPRPDFFYRCFPDGVMVLNTTSSGLDTSILDFNCTGLPGDINEGRKSFPSGHSSFAFASFGFIAYYIGAKLHAFDSRGRGHTWRLCIAVIPLFIALLVAVSRTCDYHHHWQDVTIGGLIGLLAGYISYTQYYPSIFSPNAGIPLVRWPSREGSQYQRLSGKDDSNSRGDRGGGDAVRRPLLAGKEESKWY
- the LOC6726829 gene encoding RNA-binding protein 42, which translates into the protein MGTKRRNIEDELSRFEAEISKPPARNLFVPNQVRPIIAANTYHNSQHKLQHHQGNGGSRLTVPPPPMPPPPTFMSTFVPTGSGGGSSKAMSATPVVLSSAPKLYQCRQSVHVPTVAAAPSIDINAVSFDVTQKLKKLKAEKSGPNPIAEEAIKAARASSALQSFQTTERKKKDRKTVRIAGGTVWEDTSLADWPDDDFRIFCGDLGNDVNDEVLTRTFNKFPSFQRARVVRDKRTGKSKGFGFVSFREPADFIRAMKEMDGRYVGSRPIKLRKSTWRQRSLDVVKKKEREKQVLLQAFNSMT
- the LOC6726830 gene encoding GTP-binding protein Rheb homolog, coding for MPTKERHIAMMGYRSVGKSSLCIQFVEGQFVDSYDPTIENTFTKIERVKSQDYIVKLIDTAGQDEYSIFPVQYSMDYHGYVLVYSITSQKSFEVVKIIYEKLLDVMGKKYVPVVLVGNKIDLHQERTVSTEEGKKLAESWRAAFLETSAKQNESVGDIFHQLLILIENENGNPQEKSGCLVS